In Pseudoalteromonas carrageenovora IAM 12662, the following proteins share a genomic window:
- a CDS encoding zinc ribbon-containing protein, which translates to MADYKTWLSDLTNWLKDVKDHEVKDAVTRFVESEQALKDLGQERYALYKSYLQRDIEHVQENESHYNSLAWQELKESLWFELSHIEDKTQLEWQSLSQDLKHNGVYHVGEWIAMGTLVCKNCTHSFDIYHATQITPCIECDGIYFSRKALQP; encoded by the coding sequence ATGGCAGATTATAAAACATGGCTTAGCGATTTAACTAATTGGTTAAAAGATGTAAAAGATCATGAAGTAAAAGACGCAGTCACTCGATTTGTTGAATCTGAGCAAGCACTTAAAGACTTAGGCCAAGAAAGATACGCTTTATACAAAAGCTATTTGCAGCGTGATATAGAACACGTTCAAGAAAACGAATCACACTATAATTCGCTTGCGTGGCAAGAACTTAAAGAGTCGTTGTGGTTTGAGCTCTCGCACATAGAAGACAAAACCCAACTTGAATGGCAATCCCTTAGTCAAGATTTAAAGCACAATGGTGTGTATCACGTGGGCGAATGGATAGCCATGGGCACATTAGTATGTAAGAATTGCACCCATAGTTTTGATATTTATCACGCTACACAAATTACTCCGTGTATTGAATGTGATGGGATCTATTTTAGCCGTAAGGCATTACAACCCTAA
- a CDS encoding Lon protease family protein, translating to MTKKLLPLSVSQLAPSISTNHVNTCMSNPYPEQLTFIGQQRAQSALDFSLGMELPGYNVYVMGEAAHGRFTLVKDKLKQHAKDRPTPNEWLYVNNYDDHREPIALFMQAGQSKQLSDDIDSFLDEVLDTFPAAFDNPAYQRKKKSIDREFNDAYDSAITAVEIAAFEQSVALVEEKNSVGFAPLVDGKQLSDNEFAELEENLREEFFEKIEKLEDALIEALIELPRWKRESKEKQRNLKKSTAEQATKPLLKDLEHKYATHIGVLRYLKDIRVEIIDAVLEWLDDEDESEESKEDFDRKGMLTDFFAPNILVEFKEDDAAPVVYEPNPTFGNIFGKIEYSTSQGSLITSYRSIQPGALHRANGGYLIMDAEKVMANPQVWDGLKLSLKTHQIKNDLPYQDSSVGSSFTLRPQLIPLDVKIILLGSRELYYTIGEYDEEFAELFRVLADFDYYLPSSDKLQYQFITKVTQYCEQTLKCTTTQAAMVRLLKFSYRQAEHHNKLSARFADVLELVAEASYYAKQDNQTLVDAHHIDEAIEGKQYRTGQISENMLSDIKEGHTLIATQGQAIGKVNGLTVLHIGDTSFGTPARITATVYAGADGVIDVEREAELGKAIHSKGVMLLTGYLGNKYAQHFSLTLSANIAIEQSYGYIDGDSASLAELCALISAITSLPISQSIALTGSINQHGDVQAIGGVNEKIEGFFKLCKMRGLTGQQGVIIPKSNQVNLVLDDEILDAVERGKFNIYAVETVDQALNLLMDIEAGNIIDGEYPEDSVNGIALARLKDIADIVNGDSEDDKEAELDEDSTK from the coding sequence ATGACGAAAAAATTGCTGCCACTATCTGTTTCACAGCTCGCACCGAGTATTTCTACTAATCACGTAAACACGTGTATGAGCAATCCATACCCAGAGCAACTTACTTTTATAGGGCAGCAACGTGCCCAAAGTGCCCTAGACTTTTCATTAGGAATGGAATTGCCCGGTTACAATGTTTATGTAATGGGCGAAGCTGCACATGGTCGTTTTACGCTTGTAAAAGATAAACTTAAACAACACGCCAAAGACCGTCCAACGCCAAACGAATGGTTATACGTAAATAATTACGACGACCACCGCGAGCCTATTGCGCTATTTATGCAAGCAGGGCAAAGCAAACAGTTAAGCGACGACATAGACTCGTTTTTAGATGAAGTGCTTGACACTTTTCCGGCAGCGTTTGACAACCCTGCATACCAACGCAAAAAGAAATCTATCGACCGTGAATTTAACGATGCCTATGACAGCGCAATTACCGCTGTAGAAATTGCTGCATTTGAGCAAAGCGTAGCATTAGTTGAAGAAAAAAACTCGGTAGGTTTTGCACCACTTGTTGATGGCAAGCAATTAAGTGATAACGAATTTGCAGAGCTTGAAGAAAATTTACGCGAAGAGTTTTTTGAAAAAATAGAAAAGCTAGAAGATGCGTTAATAGAAGCGCTCATTGAATTACCTCGTTGGAAGCGCGAATCAAAAGAAAAACAACGTAACCTTAAAAAGTCGACCGCAGAGCAAGCTACAAAACCGCTGTTAAAAGATTTAGAACACAAATACGCTACCCACATTGGTGTACTGCGTTATTTAAAAGATATCCGTGTAGAAATTATTGATGCGGTACTTGAGTGGCTTGACGACGAAGACGAAAGCGAAGAAAGCAAAGAAGACTTTGACCGCAAAGGCATGCTAACGGACTTTTTTGCACCTAACATTTTAGTTGAGTTTAAAGAAGACGATGCAGCGCCTGTGGTATATGAGCCAAACCCAACCTTTGGCAATATATTTGGTAAAATTGAGTATTCAACTTCGCAAGGCTCACTTATAACAAGTTACCGCTCAATTCAGCCAGGTGCTTTGCATCGTGCTAATGGCGGTTACTTAATTATGGACGCCGAAAAAGTAATGGCTAACCCACAAGTGTGGGATGGTTTAAAGCTTTCACTTAAAACACACCAAATTAAAAACGATTTACCATACCAAGACAGCTCAGTTGGCAGTAGTTTTACACTTCGCCCGCAACTGATACCGCTTGATGTAAAAATTATTTTATTAGGCTCTCGTGAGCTTTACTACACCATAGGTGAGTACGACGAAGAATTTGCTGAACTATTTAGAGTGCTTGCCGACTTTGATTATTACTTGCCAAGTAGCGATAAACTACAGTACCAGTTTATTACTAAAGTAACGCAGTATTGCGAGCAAACTTTAAAGTGCACAACAACGCAAGCCGCTATGGTGCGTTTACTTAAATTTAGCTACCGCCAAGCAGAGCACCATAATAAATTATCAGCGCGTTTTGCTGATGTACTTGAACTTGTTGCTGAGGCAAGTTACTACGCCAAACAAGATAATCAAACGCTAGTTGATGCGCATCATATTGATGAAGCTATTGAAGGCAAACAGTATCGCACCGGCCAAATTAGCGAGAACATGCTAAGCGATATAAAAGAAGGCCACACGCTTATTGCCACACAAGGCCAAGCAATTGGTAAAGTAAACGGTTTAACAGTGCTGCACATTGGCGATACTTCGTTTGGTACACCAGCACGTATAACCGCTACCGTATATGCAGGCGCCGATGGCGTAATAGATGTAGAGCGAGAAGCCGAGCTTGGTAAAGCTATTCACTCAAAAGGGGTAATGCTACTTACCGGTTATTTAGGTAACAAATACGCGCAGCACTTTAGTTTAACGCTAAGCGCCAACATAGCCATTGAGCAAAGCTATGGTTACATAGATGGCGATAGCGCATCACTTGCTGAGTTATGTGCGCTTATTTCAGCCATTACTAGTTTACCAATTAGCCAATCCATCGCGCTTACGGGCTCTATTAACCAACATGGTGATGTGCAAGCCATTGGTGGTGTAAACGAAAAAATAGAAGGCTTTTTTAAGCTGTGTAAAATGCGCGGCTTAACAGGCCAGCAGGGCGTTATTATTCCAAAATCGAACCAAGTTAACTTAGTACTTGATGACGAAATACTTGATGCGGTAGAGCGCGGTAAATTTAATATTTACGCCGTAGAAACGGTAGACCAAGCACTTAACTTATTAATGGATATTGAAGCTGGGAATATTATTGATGGCGAATACCCAGAGGATTCTGTAAACGGCATTGCTTTAGCGCGTTTAAAAGATATTGCCGATATAGTTAATGGCGATAGCGAAGACGACAAAGAGGCAGAGCTTGATGAGGACAGCACTAAATGA
- a CDS encoding FKBP-type peptidyl-prolyl cis-trans isomerase: MINIILAVIIVIFCFLIFQNSKKAKQQAGINAQIEADYLVANAQVQGVIETSSGLQYKILHKGESENTPSPTSMVNVHYHGTLIDGTVFDSSVERKTPISFGLHQVIKGWTEGLQLMSPGDKYIFYVPHQLAYGEKRVGSIPPASLLIFEVELLAIES; this comes from the coding sequence ATGATCAATATAATTTTAGCGGTGATCATCGTTATATTTTGTTTTTTAATATTTCAAAATAGTAAAAAAGCAAAGCAACAAGCAGGTATAAATGCACAAATTGAAGCTGACTACCTAGTAGCTAATGCCCAAGTTCAGGGCGTAATAGAAACCAGCTCTGGTTTACAGTACAAAATACTACATAAAGGCGAAAGTGAAAATACACCTAGCCCAACCAGCATGGTTAACGTGCACTACCACGGTACATTAATTGACGGCACTGTATTTGACAGCTCAGTAGAGCGTAAAACGCCAATTAGCTTTGGTTTACACCAAGTAATTAAAGGTTGGACCGAAGGCTTACAACTTATGAGCCCAGGTGATAAATACATTTTTTATGTGCCGCACCAACTCGCCTACGGTGAAAAGCGAGTAGGGAGCATACCCCCTGCATCACTGCTTATTTTTGAAGTAGAACTATTGGCAATAGAATCGTAA
- a CDS encoding CIA30 family protein has protein sequence MTTVQLSSLFVFNALFLTTHANANQHWYVVNDSVMGGVSNSQVNQTAESLIFEGNVSLENNGGFASIRTELNAQGQNSKAIVLRIKGDGKTYQLRLRTSGYLDGPAYTHSFSTTKNEWMDIHFTPDDFTLTFRGRVLEQQPAFNFSDVKQLGFLIAGKQEGNFKLEVSKIEFKS, from the coding sequence ATGACCACTGTACAGCTCTCATCACTTTTTGTATTTAATGCGTTATTTTTAACCACCCACGCTAATGCCAATCAACATTGGTATGTAGTAAACGACTCAGTAATGGGTGGGGTATCAAATAGCCAAGTAAACCAAACTGCTGAAAGTTTAATATTTGAAGGGAATGTATCGCTTGAAAACAACGGCGGTTTTGCATCAATACGTACCGAACTTAACGCGCAAGGTCAGAACTCTAAAGCGATAGTGCTGCGCATTAAAGGTGATGGAAAAACCTATCAACTAAGACTCAGAACATCCGGCTACCTTGATGGCCCAGCCTATACACATTCATTTAGCACAACAAAAAATGAATGGATGGATATTCACTTTACTCCTGATGATTTTACGTTAACTTTTCGTGGGCGAGTACTTGAGCAACAACCAGCTTTTAATTTTAGTGATGTTAAACAACTAGGCTTTTTAATTGCAGGTAAACAAGAGGGTAATTTTAAACTTGAAGTGAGCAAAATCGAGTTTAAAAGCTAA
- a CDS encoding RDD family protein, with amino-acid sequence MKAKEIEQLALSDSETKDVITPYAFKIDQALLGIPLATPIKRAMAMIIDVTLIFMAAKLSATLIAFVAAMAFYKGTAQQYLPKMSSFWRRALKLFAASFLFVSALTVLSLAIDFFEDDNAIQGIQIEKTQKNDELSEHDKSIIRTYLAQTGDGKNCDDVCQSAARANLVGQLPTLAEIEDVGGIEVTRTLLQLMAIDDEPIAADDFKNNDTELKSISGEASDESNIVEKAVTKSEKSKPVTSILQWGKGIIQDLGLGFGWAAVYFTLFSLLWRGQTPGKKVCNIRVVALSGEPLGLLDCFGRYGGYGAGFATGLLGFLQVYWDPNRQAIQDKISATVVIQGSVNQVVNMRTVEETVKS; translated from the coding sequence ATGAAAGCCAAAGAAATAGAACAATTAGCATTATCGGACTCTGAAACCAAAGACGTGATCACCCCATACGCCTTTAAAATTGACCAAGCATTATTAGGCATACCTTTAGCGACCCCTATTAAACGTGCAATGGCGATGATTATAGATGTCACTTTGATATTTATGGCCGCTAAGCTAAGCGCGACTTTAATTGCATTTGTAGCTGCGATGGCTTTTTATAAAGGCACTGCGCAGCAATACCTGCCAAAAATGTCATCGTTTTGGCGCAGAGCTCTAAAACTTTTTGCAGCGAGCTTTTTGTTTGTAAGCGCACTCACCGTGCTCTCATTAGCAATAGATTTTTTTGAAGACGATAACGCTATTCAAGGTATACAAATAGAAAAAACGCAGAAAAACGATGAGTTAAGTGAGCATGACAAATCAATAATACGCACATATTTAGCGCAAACAGGCGACGGTAAAAACTGCGATGATGTTTGCCAAAGCGCTGCTCGTGCTAATTTAGTTGGCCAATTACCAACGCTTGCTGAAATTGAAGATGTTGGCGGGATTGAAGTTACGCGCACGTTATTGCAGTTAATGGCTATTGATGATGAGCCTATAGCGGCAGATGATTTTAAAAATAATGATACAGAGCTAAAGAGCATTTCGGGCGAAGCTTCAGATGAAAGCAATATAGTTGAAAAAGCAGTCACTAAAAGCGAGAAAAGCAAACCTGTCACCAGCATTTTGCAGTGGGGCAAAGGCATTATTCAAGACCTAGGCCTTGGCTTTGGTTGGGCGGCCGTATACTTTACGTTGTTCTCGTTATTATGGCGCGGACAAACCCCAGGTAAAAAAGTATGTAATATTCGCGTAGTAGCACTTAGCGGTGAGCCATTAGGTTTATTAGATTGCTTTGGGCGCTACGGCGGCTATGGGGCTGGTTTTGCCACAGGTTTATTAGGCTTTTTACAAGTGTATTGGGATCCAAACAGGCAAGCTATTCAAGATAAAATATCAGCAACTGTGGTTATTCAAGGCAGTGTGAATCAAGTTGTAAATATGCGAACGGTAGAAGAGACTGTAAAAAGTTAA
- a CDS encoding alpha/beta hydrolase: MKALLIVFINLYFITVSYASENIVLAKAHQIESVILDEQRSFSVYLPPSYNKNSNKVYPVIYLLDGDQTHLKAVAGLVEALSTQRLEQQIQQAIIVAIPNSKNAIRERDFTPTNVNWTFNGKLLEKFENIGNAANYSAFFEKELVPLINKNYRASTKRVLIGESFGGLFASYVLLTNHALFTDYLIIDATYLWDNNFLNRYFHEKQLKNKPLNGNVYFTFANNAKAFGEIGETNYQWGLAFAEKLKAHSSDNLVINQRYFEDETHGTVAALSWYYGLKSLLNR, translated from the coding sequence ATGAAAGCTTTATTAATTGTATTTATTAATCTGTATTTTATTACGGTTTCGTATGCGTCAGAAAATATTGTGTTAGCAAAAGCGCATCAAATTGAGTCTGTTATTTTAGATGAGCAACGCAGCTTTAGTGTTTATTTACCGCCAAGCTATAACAAAAATTCTAATAAAGTATATCCAGTTATTTACTTGCTCGATGGTGACCAAACACATCTAAAGGCTGTCGCTGGGCTAGTAGAGGCACTTAGTACTCAGCGGCTAGAGCAGCAAATACAACAAGCAATTATAGTAGCTATTCCTAATAGTAAAAATGCGATAAGAGAACGTGACTTTACCCCAACCAATGTCAATTGGACATTCAACGGTAAACTTCTAGAAAAGTTTGAAAATATTGGCAACGCCGCAAACTACAGCGCCTTTTTTGAAAAAGAACTCGTTCCACTCATTAATAAAAACTACCGAGCATCAACTAAACGCGTATTAATTGGCGAGTCTTTTGGTGGCCTGTTTGCTAGCTATGTATTGCTTACCAACCATGCGCTGTTTACAGACTACTTAATTATTGATGCAACTTACCTGTGGGATAACAACTTCCTAAACCGTTATTTTCATGAGAAGCAACTTAAAAATAAACCGCTTAACGGCAATGTGTATTTTACTTTTGCAAATAATGCTAAAGCATTTGGCGAAATTGGTGAAACAAATTACCAATGGGGATTAGCATTCGCTGAAAAGTTAAAAGCTCATTCAAGCGATAATCTAGTTATAAATCAACGTTACTTTGAAGATGAAACCCATGGCACAGTCGCTGCACTTAGTTGGTATTATGGGTTAAAAAGCTTATTAAATAGATAA
- a CDS encoding ATPase: MSTNFNEIIKGFFWGVGFVIATLGGISVYALTIAAEVDSGFKELVSNKVLDSTSDLSNDYKLTLSDIFKENGRVRITAELKNISNESIYAGGVIASTFDENGKFVGNCSGKSDDIFIEPNKSSYIDIHCNLLRPQASRVHSVELKFSWL, translated from the coding sequence ATGAGTACTAATTTTAATGAGATCATAAAAGGCTTTTTTTGGGGAGTAGGGTTTGTAATAGCAACACTCGGTGGTATTAGTGTATACGCGCTCACAATAGCTGCTGAAGTGGATAGTGGATTTAAAGAGCTGGTTTCTAATAAAGTCTTAGATAGCACGTCTGATTTAAGTAATGATTACAAACTTACTCTCTCTGATATTTTTAAAGAAAATGGGCGCGTAAGAATAACTGCAGAGTTAAAAAACATCTCTAACGAAAGCATATATGCTGGTGGCGTAATTGCATCTACATTTGATGAAAACGGTAAATTTGTTGGTAATTGTTCAGGTAAAAGCGATGACATATTTATAGAACCAAATAAAAGTAGCTATATTGATATTCACTGCAATCTACTAAGACCACAGGCGAGCAGAGTACACTCTGTAGAATTAAAGTTTAGCTGGCTTTAA
- a CDS encoding 2OG-Fe(II) oxygenase encodes MANRLFSWQRGRQESGYDKMLLCYMLFPFKLDAYLIKFPQGSEIKPHTDEVKTGRHFRLNVVLKHAARGGEFMCENPIINYSRIKLFRPDIERHQVLKIEQGTRYILSIGWIKR; translated from the coding sequence ATGGCAAATAGATTATTTAGTTGGCAACGGGGTCGGCAAGAGTCGGGTTACGATAAAATGTTATTGTGCTACATGCTTTTCCCTTTTAAATTGGATGCATACTTAATTAAATTCCCGCAGGGCAGTGAAATAAAGCCGCATACCGATGAAGTTAAAACTGGCAGGCACTTTAGGCTTAATGTTGTATTGAAGCATGCCGCTAGGGGTGGTGAGTTTATGTGTGAAAACCCAATTATAAATTACAGTCGAATTAAACTTTTCAGACCCGATATTGAGCGGCATCAAGTATTAAAAATAGAGCAAGGTACTCGCTATATTTTAAGCATAGGTTGGATCAAAAGGTAA
- the lnt gene encoding apolipoprotein N-acyltransferase — MKTLLTKLTLLAKDKKAWLALIAGLVLTFGYAPFQIWPIVFFSLAAIIFCINPNNTGKAHAKTAAKYGFIFGLGWFGAGISWVHVSIATFGGMPLIASLSLMAFLCAYLALFPALAFWAATRFASGHKSFGALLIVSVAMSEYLRGTVLTGFPWLSFGYTQTDGPLRLLAPYIGEFGLTLACVAIAFALYRLTQKDFKTPLATAAAFVILVVSALNTGSDQYSGKHMSTLLVQGNIKQHLRFEPSEFWTTMSKYQDLTRPHWDADLIVWPEAAVPEIEMLADTYLANLDRAASFNKTALVTGIVDYQLDTKTIYNTLIVVGNKEHNDEQGHYRYLDKNRYRKHQLLPIGEFVPFQDFLRPIAPLFDLPMSSFTRGDKVQNNLRANGFNLLPAICYEIVFADLVRGNYKSDSDLLFTVSNDAWFGDSIGPLQHMQIARMRALELQRPLVRVTNNGVSAVYDPISHTQQTMPQFKAATMKADIKLIQGDSVYSQYGNVFVWGFVVLLGVGGFGVRFRK, encoded by the coding sequence GTGAAGACTCTGCTAACTAAACTCACCCTGTTAGCAAAAGATAAAAAAGCATGGCTCGCACTTATTGCGGGCCTAGTTTTAACTTTTGGCTACGCCCCTTTTCAAATTTGGCCCATCGTATTTTTTAGCCTTGCCGCCATTATTTTTTGCATTAATCCAAACAACACAGGTAAAGCACACGCTAAAACTGCCGCTAAATATGGTTTTATATTTGGTTTAGGCTGGTTTGGTGCTGGTATAAGTTGGGTGCATGTATCAATAGCCACTTTTGGTGGCATGCCACTTATTGCCTCACTTTCATTAATGGCATTTTTATGCGCGTACTTAGCATTATTCCCGGCGCTTGCGTTTTGGGCTGCAACTCGCTTTGCAAGCGGCCATAAAAGCTTTGGTGCATTACTAATAGTAAGCGTTGCAATGAGTGAGTATTTACGCGGTACCGTATTAACAGGCTTTCCTTGGTTAAGCTTTGGTTATACGCAAACCGATGGCCCACTAAGATTACTTGCTCCCTACATTGGCGAGTTTGGCTTAACCCTTGCCTGCGTAGCCATTGCTTTTGCACTTTATAGGCTTACTCAAAAAGATTTTAAAACGCCATTAGCAACCGCCGCTGCTTTTGTAATACTTGTTGTTAGCGCATTAAATACAGGCTCAGATCAGTATTCAGGTAAACACATGTCAACATTACTTGTGCAAGGTAATATAAAACAGCACCTGCGCTTTGAGCCTAGTGAGTTTTGGACCACCATGAGCAAGTATCAAGACTTAACCCGCCCACATTGGGATGCCGACTTAATTGTATGGCCTGAAGCCGCAGTGCCCGAAATAGAAATGCTGGCCGACACCTACTTAGCCAATTTAGACCGGGCCGCATCGTTTAATAAAACCGCGTTAGTAACCGGTATTGTTGACTACCAACTCGATACTAAAACCATTTACAACACACTTATTGTGGTAGGCAATAAAGAGCACAACGACGAGCAGGGCCACTATCGCTACTTAGACAAAAACCGCTATCGTAAACATCAGCTACTCCCTATTGGCGAATTTGTACCGTTTCAAGACTTTCTGCGTCCAATAGCACCACTATTTGATTTACCTATGTCGTCGTTTACCCGTGGTGATAAAGTACAAAACAACTTGCGTGCCAATGGCTTTAACCTGCTACCCGCCATTTGCTACGAAATAGTATTTGCCGATTTAGTACGCGGTAACTACAAAAGCGACTCAGACCTGCTATTTACGGTAAGTAACGACGCGTGGTTTGGCGACTCTATTGGGCCTTTGCAACACATGCAAATAGCCCGCATGCGCGCATTAGAGTTACAGCGCCCACTGGTACGCGTTACCAACAATGGTGTAAGCGCCGTATACGACCCAATAAGCCACACACAACAAACCATGCCACAGTTTAAAGCTGCGACCATGAAGGCCGATATAAAGCTTATACAAGGCGACAGCGTGTACAGTCAATACGGCAATGTGTTTGTATGGGGATTTGTGGTGTTGCTGGGAGTGGGTGGATTTGGGGTTAGGTTTAGGAAATGA
- the corC gene encoding CNNM family magnesium/cobalt transport protein CorC (CorC(YbeX) belongs to the Cyclin M Mg2+ Exporter (CNNM) family, and was characterized as belonging to a set of three proteins, at least one of which must be present for CorA to function.): MSDDNSQSSQGSSGKTWMGRIAQMLQGEPQNREELVEVIADAQERDVIDPETKEMIEGVLGVSKLKVRDIMIPRSQMITLEVDSPLEELIPMMVDSTHSRFPVVCEDKDHVEGILLAKDLLPLILNKDEHLPSLRDYLRPAMVVPESKRVDTLLNEFRQQRYHMAIVIDEYGGVSGLVTIEDILEIIVGEIEDEHDEEEDQQDIRQLAKHVYVVQALTPVDDFNEYFKTGYSTDEADTIGGTVLHAFGHMPSRGETIDIEGYQFKVTNSDNRRILQLQVTVPKVDENDSEDSAN; encoded by the coding sequence ATGAGCGACGATAACTCGCAATCTAGCCAGGGTTCTTCTGGCAAAACGTGGATGGGCCGCATAGCCCAAATGTTGCAAGGGGAACCCCAGAATAGAGAAGAGCTGGTTGAAGTAATAGCCGATGCGCAAGAGCGTGACGTAATAGATCCAGAAACCAAAGAGATGATTGAAGGTGTGCTTGGCGTGTCTAAGCTTAAAGTGCGTGACATAATGATCCCGCGCTCACAAATGATCACCCTTGAGGTAGATAGCCCACTAGAAGAACTCATCCCAATGATGGTCGACTCAACTCACTCACGCTTTCCGGTAGTGTGTGAAGATAAAGACCACGTAGAGGGGATATTGCTCGCTAAAGATTTGCTACCGCTTATCTTAAATAAAGACGAGCACCTACCATCACTGCGCGATTATTTACGCCCAGCCATGGTAGTACCAGAGAGTAAACGCGTAGATACCCTACTAAACGAATTTCGTCAGCAACGCTACCACATGGCTATTGTTATTGACGAATACGGCGGTGTATCGGGCCTTGTAACAATCGAAGACATTCTTGAAATAATCGTTGGCGAAATCGAAGATGAGCACGACGAAGAAGAAGATCAACAAGATATTCGACAGCTTGCTAAGCACGTATACGTAGTACAAGCGCTTACCCCTGTAGATGACTTTAACGAGTACTTTAAAACAGGTTACAGCACCGACGAAGCCGACACCATTGGCGGCACTGTATTACACGCATTTGGCCATATGCCAAGTCGCGGTGAAACAATAGACATAGAAGGTTACCAGTTTAAAGTAACCAACTCTGACAATCGTCGTATCTTACAACTGCAAGTCACCGTACCTAAGGTTGATGAAAACGACAGTGAAGACTCTGCTAACTAA
- the ybeY gene encoding rRNA maturation RNase YbeY yields MSTELDLQIACEFDNLPSEAQFALWADKALSQYRDESELSIVISDEAQSQQLNNDYRGKNKPTNVLSFEFEAPPGIDIPLVGDLIICPAIVLAEAIEQEKSFHDHFAHMVIHGCLHLLGFDHIKSEDALEMESIEKQLLGELNIADPYRDDI; encoded by the coding sequence GTGAGCACCGAACTTGATTTACAAATAGCGTGTGAGTTTGACAATCTCCCAAGCGAAGCGCAATTTGCACTGTGGGCCGACAAAGCCCTAAGCCAATACCGTGATGAGTCTGAACTCAGCATTGTAATAAGCGACGAAGCACAATCGCAGCAGCTAAATAACGATTACCGCGGTAAAAATAAACCAACCAACGTACTCTCATTTGAATTTGAAGCGCCACCAGGAATAGACATTCCTCTTGTCGGCGATTTAATTATTTGCCCAGCCATTGTTTTGGCTGAAGCAATTGAGCAAGAGAAGTCATTTCATGACCACTTTGCTCATATGGTTATTCATGGATGCTTGCATTTACTTGGATTTGACCATATAAAGAGTGAGGACGCACTCGAGATGGAAAGTATAGAAAAGCAATTACTTGGCGAGCTCAACATAGCCGACCCATACCGAGACGATATTTAA